In the Mycolicibacterium thermoresistibile genome, one interval contains:
- a CDS encoding acetyl-CoA C-acetyltransferase has translation MRRAAIVTPLRTAVGTFGGSLRPLRAEDLAADVVKAVVERSGVDPERIEDVVFAQSYANSEAPCIGRWVALHAGLPIGVPGLQIDRRCGGGLQAVITAAMTVQTGAADVVLAGGAESMSNIEHYTTTARWGARSGNQMLYDRLDRGREMSQPVWRFGKISGMIETAENLATDYRIGREAADEFAVRSHRRAAAAQQAGKFADEIVPVEVPQRRSEPVVFERDEGVRPDSTVESLARLRTIMPGGTVTAGNSSQQNDAAAACLVVAEDKLDELGLEPIGYLEGWAAVGCEPARMGIGPVGAVEKLFARTGLTFDDLDLIEINEAFAVQVLAVVAGWGLTLGDVDDRLNVNGSGISLGHPIGATGVRILTTMLHELRRRRGGLALETMCIGGGQGIAAVFRGAA, from the coding sequence GGAGGACCTGGCGGCGGACGTCGTCAAGGCCGTCGTCGAGCGCAGTGGAGTGGATCCGGAGCGCATCGAGGACGTGGTGTTCGCGCAGTCCTACGCCAACTCCGAAGCACCCTGCATCGGCCGCTGGGTGGCCCTGCATGCCGGGCTGCCGATCGGCGTTCCCGGGCTGCAGATCGACCGCCGGTGCGGTGGCGGGCTGCAGGCGGTGATCACCGCGGCGATGACGGTGCAGACGGGTGCCGCCGATGTGGTGCTGGCCGGCGGGGCGGAGTCGATGAGCAACATCGAGCACTACACCACCACCGCCCGGTGGGGGGCGCGCTCGGGCAACCAGATGCTTTATGACCGGCTCGACCGTGGTCGCGAGATGTCCCAGCCGGTATGGCGATTCGGCAAGATCAGCGGGATGATCGAGACGGCGGAGAACCTGGCCACCGACTACCGTATCGGCCGGGAGGCCGCCGACGAGTTCGCGGTCCGCAGCCATCGGCGCGCCGCGGCGGCGCAGCAGGCGGGCAAATTCGCCGACGAGATCGTCCCGGTCGAGGTGCCGCAGCGGCGCAGCGAACCGGTGGTCTTCGAGCGCGATGAGGGGGTGCGGCCGGATTCGACCGTGGAGAGTCTGGCCCGGCTGCGGACGATCATGCCCGGCGGCACCGTCACGGCGGGGAACTCCAGCCAGCAGAACGATGCGGCCGCCGCCTGCCTGGTGGTGGCCGAGGACAAGCTGGACGAACTCGGTCTCGAGCCGATCGGATATCTGGAGGGCTGGGCCGCCGTCGGGTGCGAACCCGCTCGGATGGGCATAGGGCCGGTCGGCGCTGTCGAGAAACTCTTCGCCAGAACCGGTTTGACGTTCGACGACCTGGACCTCATTGAGATCAACGAGGCCTTCGCCGTCCAGGTGCTGGCAGTGGTGGCCGGCTGGGGGCTCACCCTCGGCGATGTCGACGACCGGCTCAACGTCAACGGATCCGGCATCTCGCTCGGGCATCCGATCGGGGCGACCGGGGTCCGGATCCTCACCACGATGCTGCACGAGCTGCGCCGGCGTCGCGGCGGGCTCGCGCTGGAGACGATGTGCATCGGCGGCGGACAGGGCATCGCCGCGGTCTTCCGAGGTGCGGCGTGA
- a CDS encoding OB-fold domain-containing protein, producing the protein MTGLLGYATYVPAYRLGKRVVAAYDEDSTTMAVAAAAELLRGPGAPPESVYFATSSPAYADKTNATAVHAALGLDAGVFAADMCGTGRSAFAAIRSAARSGGLAVFADVRIGRPGSADERLGGDAAAALLFGTGEPIAEVLATASRTAEFLDRWRIPTHPTGHQWEERFGYERYAPLIRATVEQALDAVGLADVDHVALACPNTAVLKRAAALVKGQKSVVTSPVGFGGSADAGLALCAVLDTADPGDTVLMVSAADGCDAMVFRTTAALADRRQRRPLAEQRSGGRQVPQLTYLSWRGLVEPEPPRRPDPDRPAAPPAARAAGWKFGFTGSRCSACGFTHLPPARVCRSCGARDAAVAVPAGGLTGTIATYTVDHLAYSPSPPMIQAAVDVDGGGRCTLEVADADPDQLAVGARVGFAFRRLFTAGDVHDYFWKAVLIDGQ; encoded by the coding sequence GTGACCGGGCTGCTCGGCTACGCGACGTATGTCCCGGCGTACCGGTTGGGCAAGCGGGTCGTCGCCGCCTACGACGAGGACTCCACCACCATGGCGGTGGCCGCGGCCGCCGAACTGCTCCGCGGACCGGGGGCACCGCCCGAGTCGGTGTATTTCGCCACCAGCAGCCCGGCCTACGCCGACAAGACCAACGCCACCGCGGTCCACGCCGCGCTCGGGCTGGACGCCGGAGTGTTCGCCGCCGACATGTGCGGTACGGGCCGCAGCGCGTTCGCCGCCATCCGATCGGCGGCGCGGTCCGGTGGTCTGGCGGTGTTCGCAGACGTCCGGATCGGCCGGCCCGGGTCGGCCGATGAGCGGCTCGGCGGGGATGCCGCGGCCGCGCTGCTGTTCGGGACCGGCGAGCCGATCGCGGAGGTGCTGGCCACCGCATCGCGCACCGCGGAGTTCCTCGACCGCTGGCGGATCCCGACGCACCCGACCGGCCACCAGTGGGAGGAGCGGTTCGGTTACGAACGCTACGCCCCGCTCATCCGGGCCACCGTCGAACAGGCACTGGACGCCGTCGGACTGGCCGACGTTGATCACGTCGCGCTGGCCTGTCCGAACACCGCGGTCCTGAAACGGGCGGCGGCTCTGGTCAAGGGGCAGAAGTCGGTGGTCACCTCGCCGGTGGGCTTCGGCGGGTCCGCAGATGCCGGCCTGGCATTGTGCGCGGTGCTCGACACGGCGGACCCGGGCGACACCGTGCTGATGGTGTCGGCGGCCGACGGCTGCGACGCGATGGTGTTCCGCACCACCGCCGCGCTCGCCGACCGCCGCCAGCGACGTCCGCTCGCCGAGCAGAGAAGCGGTGGCCGCCAGGTTCCGCAGCTGACATACCTGTCCTGGCGTGGTCTGGTGGAGCCGGAACCGCCGCGCCGTCCGGACCCGGACCGTCCCGCGGCGCCGCCGGCCGCCCGCGCCGCGGGCTGGAAGTTCGGATTCACCGGATCCCGCTGTAGCGCATGTGGCTTCACCCATCTGCCGCCGGCAAGGGTATGTCGGTCCTGCGGCGCCCGGGATGCCGCCGTCGCGGTGCCGGCGGGGGGTCTGACCGGCACGATCGCGACCTACACCGTCGACCATCTGGCGTACTCGCCCTCGCCGCCGATGATCCAAGCGGCGGTCGACGTCGACGGCGGCGGGCGGTGCACGCTCGAGGTGGCCGACGCCGACCCCGATCAACTGGCCGTCGGCGCCCGGGTGGGGTTCGCCTTCCGGCGCCTGTTCACGGCGGGCGACGTGCACGACTACTTCTGGAAGGCGGTGCTCATCGATGGCCAGTAA
- a CDS encoding acetyl-CoA acetyltransferase encodes MASNGIAGKVAVVGMGCTRFGERWDASADDLILEAYAEALDSAGISRDDIDAYWLGTLSSGLGGLTLSRAIGSDDKPVTRVENFCATGSEAFRNACYAVASGAYDIAMAVGVEKLKDSGYSGLLRQDPPGDGTAPEISMTAPAAFSMLDPAYCARYGVHPDEMRAAMTHVAWKNHDNGSRNPKAQFRSGVSKETIDKAVKVAGRLGVFDCSGVSDGAACAVIVPADRAHEYTDTPMYVRALSLVSGSARGAVDAGYDYTTFPEVVRSARDAYAQAGIDDPATQLSFAEVHDCFTPTEIVLMEDLGFTEPGRAYKDVLSGEFDADGRLPVNIDGGLKSFGHPVGASGLRMLYEAWLQFRGAAGERQLAEPHTALTHNLGGRPGGCVSFVSVVGRDR; translated from the coding sequence ATGGCCAGTAACGGAATCGCCGGTAAGGTCGCCGTCGTCGGGATGGGCTGCACCAGATTCGGCGAGCGCTGGGACGCCTCCGCCGACGATCTGATCCTCGAGGCCTACGCCGAGGCGCTGGATTCGGCCGGGATCAGCCGGGACGACATCGACGCGTACTGGCTGGGCACGCTGAGTTCCGGGCTGGGCGGACTCACGTTGAGCCGGGCCATCGGCAGCGACGACAAGCCGGTCACCCGGGTGGAGAACTTCTGTGCCACCGGGTCGGAGGCCTTCCGCAACGCCTGCTATGCGGTGGCCTCGGGGGCGTACGACATCGCGATGGCCGTCGGCGTGGAGAAGCTGAAGGACTCCGGATACTCGGGTCTGCTGCGCCAGGATCCGCCCGGAGACGGCACGGCGCCCGAGATCTCGATGACCGCCCCGGCTGCGTTCTCCATGCTGGATCCGGCCTACTGCGCGCGGTACGGCGTCCACCCGGACGAGATGCGGGCGGCGATGACCCACGTGGCCTGGAAGAACCACGACAACGGGAGCCGGAATCCGAAGGCACAGTTCCGGTCCGGGGTCAGCAAGGAAACCATCGACAAGGCGGTCAAGGTGGCCGGCCGGCTCGGGGTCTTCGACTGCTCCGGGGTGTCCGACGGGGCGGCCTGCGCCGTGATCGTGCCCGCCGACCGGGCGCACGAGTACACCGACACCCCGATGTACGTCCGGGCGTTGTCGTTGGTCTCCGGTTCGGCCCGCGGTGCGGTGGACGCCGGCTACGACTACACCACCTTCCCCGAAGTGGTGCGCTCGGCCAGGGACGCCTACGCGCAGGCCGGCATCGACGACCCCGCCACCCAACTCTCGTTCGCCGAGGTGCACGACTGCTTCACGCCGACCGAGATCGTCCTGATGGAGGATCTCGGCTTCACCGAACCCGGTCGGGCGTACAAGGACGTGCTCAGCGGGGAGTTCGACGCCGACGGCCGGCTCCCGGTGAACATCGACGGGGGCCTCAAGAGTTTCGGACACCCGGTGGGGGCGAGCGGCCTGCGGATGCTCTACGAGGCGTGGCTGCAGTTCCGCGGGGCTGCGGGCGAGCGTCAGTTGGCCGAACCGCACACCGCGCTGACCCACAACCTCGGTGGTCGGCCCGGCGGCTGCGTGTCCTTCGTGTCGGTGGTCGGCCGCGACCGCTGA
- a CDS encoding SDR family oxidoreductase codes for MSGVQDKVIVVTGAGGGLGRAYARFLAANGALVVVNDLGGARDGSGAGTSMADTVVEEIRAAGGRAVANYSSVASAEGAAEIVQTALDEFGAVHGVVSNAGILRDGAFHKMSDDDWDAVQKVHLYGGFYVLRAAWPHFREQSFGRVVVATSTSGIYGNFGQANYGAAKAGLIGLINTLAIEGAKYNTTANAIAPLAATRMTADIAPQELLDRLDPDLVAPAVGYLMSEQNQDSGSVFVVGGGLVQRVAQFQNDGVTFSAPPTLDEITARWGEISDMSHAKPGTNPV; via the coding sequence GTGTCCGGAGTGCAGGACAAGGTCATCGTCGTCACCGGCGCCGGCGGCGGTCTGGGCCGCGCGTACGCCCGCTTCCTGGCGGCCAACGGGGCGCTGGTCGTGGTCAACGACCTCGGCGGGGCCCGGGACGGCTCGGGAGCGGGCACGTCGATGGCCGACACCGTGGTCGAGGAGATCCGTGCCGCGGGTGGCCGCGCGGTGGCGAACTATTCGTCGGTGGCCTCCGCCGAAGGCGCCGCCGAGATCGTGCAGACCGCGCTGGACGAGTTCGGTGCGGTGCACGGGGTGGTGAGCAACGCGGGAATCCTGCGTGACGGCGCATTCCACAAGATGTCCGACGACGACTGGGACGCCGTGCAGAAGGTACACCTCTACGGCGGCTTCTACGTGCTGCGCGCTGCCTGGCCGCACTTCCGCGAGCAGAGCTTCGGCCGGGTCGTCGTCGCGACCTCGACCAGCGGGATCTACGGCAACTTCGGCCAGGCCAACTACGGCGCGGCCAAGGCCGGCCTGATCGGTCTGATCAACACCCTGGCCATCGAGGGGGCGAAGTACAACACCACCGCCAATGCGATCGCGCCGCTGGCCGCCACCCGGATGACCGCCGACATCGCACCGCAGGAGCTGCTGGACAGACTCGACCCGGATCTGGTGGCGCCGGCCGTCGGCTATCTGATGTCCGAGCAGAACCAGGACAGCGGATCGGTCTTCGTGGTCGGCGGCGGCCTGGTCCAGCGGGTGGCGCAGTTCCAGAACGACGGTGTGACGTTCTCGGCCCCGCCCACGCTGGACGAGATCACTGCGCGCTGGGGCGAGATCAGCGACATGTCCCATGCGAAGCCCGGCACCAACCCGGTGTGA
- a CDS encoding class I adenylate-forming enzyme family protein translates to MTHLEQAYWPADRSVPLLETTVSELLRDRADEFGERVALIGTRHGTGETERLSYAEVYAEAARVAAGLSALARPGSLVALWAPNVIEWPIIQYGAALAGVVLVALNPVLRDDELEYALRHSRAEVLLHADVSRDYPMAEVAERVCARIPGLRRVSLSETTVWRAAEPVDAAPVPHDPDTVAMLQYTSGTTGKPKGVVLNHRAIVNVARLTMETLRVPPGAVSFNPLPMFHTAGCVIATLGPLWVGGTAILAERFTPQSALEVMRAEGVQVLFYVPTVLAALLDQQRSSTQPAPRLGIIMGGASNVDPALITGAADIFGAPVFNLYGQTELAPVLTLTRPDDGPQDRLSTVGRPLPQVECKIIDPHTQQTVPVGVEGEICARGYQQFLEYLHDPHATAQALDREGFVRTGDLGRMDERGYVTVTGRLKELIIRGGENIAPAEVEAVLNALDSRVQAVVLGVPDDRYGEVVAAVLRSDDKVDAAMKCRLVQQARDRLAGYKIPVRWFTVREFPVTPTGKVQRFALRDAILRQEISEL, encoded by the coding sequence ATGACACACCTTGAGCAGGCGTACTGGCCGGCCGACCGCAGCGTCCCGCTCCTGGAGACCACCGTGTCGGAGCTGCTGCGGGACCGTGCCGACGAATTCGGCGAGCGGGTCGCGCTCATCGGGACCCGGCATGGTACCGGCGAGACCGAACGGCTGAGCTATGCCGAGGTGTACGCGGAGGCCGCCCGCGTGGCTGCCGGGCTGTCAGCGCTCGCGCGGCCCGGCAGCCTCGTGGCGCTCTGGGCGCCGAATGTCATCGAATGGCCGATCATCCAGTACGGGGCCGCCTTGGCGGGAGTGGTGCTGGTCGCCCTCAATCCGGTGCTGCGCGACGACGAGTTGGAGTACGCCCTGCGTCACTCGCGCGCCGAGGTGCTGTTGCACGCCGATGTCAGCCGCGACTACCCGATGGCCGAGGTGGCCGAGCGGGTGTGCGCCCGCATTCCCGGGCTGCGGCGGGTCTCGCTGAGCGAGACGACGGTCTGGCGCGCGGCGGAACCCGTCGATGCCGCCCCGGTGCCGCACGACCCGGATACGGTCGCGATGTTGCAGTACACGTCGGGCACCACCGGTAAGCCCAAGGGGGTGGTGCTCAACCACCGCGCGATCGTCAACGTCGCCCGCCTGACCATGGAGACACTCCGGGTGCCGCCCGGTGCGGTGTCGTTCAACCCGCTGCCGATGTTCCACACCGCCGGGTGCGTCATCGCCACGCTGGGGCCGTTGTGGGTCGGCGGCACCGCGATTCTGGCTGAGCGGTTCACGCCGCAGTCGGCGCTGGAGGTGATGCGCGCCGAAGGTGTGCAGGTGCTCTTCTACGTGCCGACGGTGCTGGCCGCGTTGCTCGACCAGCAGCGGAGCAGCACCCAACCGGCTCCCCGCCTCGGCATCATCATGGGCGGCGCCTCCAACGTCGACCCCGCGTTGATCACCGGCGCGGCCGACATTTTCGGTGCGCCGGTGTTCAACCTGTACGGGCAGACCGAGCTGGCTCCGGTGCTGACGCTGACCCGGCCCGACGACGGCCCACAGGACCGCCTCAGCACCGTCGGCCGGCCGTTGCCGCAGGTGGAATGCAAGATCATCGACCCCCACACCCAGCAGACCGTGCCGGTCGGTGTGGAGGGCGAGATCTGTGCGCGCGGCTATCAGCAGTTCCTGGAGTATCTGCACGATCCGCACGCCACCGCGCAGGCGCTGGACCGCGAGGGCTTCGTGCGCACCGGCGATCTGGGACGGATGGACGAACGGGGCTATGTGACCGTCACCGGCCGGCTCAAGGAGCTGATCATCCGGGGCGGGGAGAACATCGCCCCGGCCGAGGTCGAGGCGGTGCTGAACGCGCTGGACAGCCGGGTCCAGGCGGTGGTACTCGGCGTGCCCGATGATCGGTACGGCGAGGTGGTGGCGGCGGTTCTGCGGTCGGACGACAAGGTCGACGCGGCGATGAAGTGCCGCCTCGTGCAGCAGGCCCGGGACCGGCTCGCCGGCTACAAGATCCCGGTGAGATGGTTCACCGTCCGGGAGTTTCCGGTCACGCCCACCGGCAAAGTGCAGCGCTTCGCGCTCCGCGATGCCATTCTGCGACAAGAGATCTCCGAACTATGA
- a CDS encoding class I adenylate-forming enzyme family protein, translating into MRTHDDIHRRRATLAARFPVWRPTTLGGWLDDCARRYAERPFVITDDITLSYRDVAERSRGLAAGLSALGVRRGDRVGLLMANYPEFVTLKFAIARLGAIAVPFNYLYRSDELRFVLADSGCRVLITMTRFGQQDYQRMLDEIVPGWDRDPFPSRPGSAAGTVGELRHVVLRGTDGEPPRPGRMTVTELEATGDPAALAAAAGDIDPQAAADLLYTSGTTGFPKGVVTSHDAVLRTAYASALTRAFEDGRRILFSLPCYHMFGYIEGLLSVMFAGGAIIPQPTFSPEGYFAGIARHRATDVLCVPTMAVAMAESAHREDHDLDSLRAMLCGSAPAPAWLWRQIERDFGVSEIVTGYGMTECGGAMTLTLPEDPLELTSETVGRPKLAGAAGVDETGALTVYRTVDPGSGRELDAGATGELVSRGPTTMLGYWNRPAETAEALRGGWLHSGDLGRIRDDGYLEITGRSKELYKSGGELVMPKEIEDLLAGYDDISQVFAVGLTDERWGEIGCVVVVPAHGARITEQEVLDRCRARLARFKVPKRVEFLQAAELPTTPTGKVQKFRLVERFTRRG; encoded by the coding sequence ATGAGAACCCACGACGATATTCACCGGCGGCGCGCGACGCTCGCCGCGCGCTTCCCGGTGTGGCGGCCCACCACGCTGGGAGGCTGGCTCGACGACTGCGCCCGCCGGTACGCCGAGCGGCCCTTCGTGATCACCGACGACATCACGTTGAGTTACCGTGACGTCGCCGAGCGGTCCCGCGGACTCGCGGCAGGACTGTCCGCTCTGGGCGTCCGGCGGGGTGACCGGGTCGGCCTGTTGATGGCCAACTATCCGGAGTTCGTCACGCTGAAGTTCGCGATCGCGCGGCTCGGCGCGATCGCGGTCCCGTTCAACTATTTGTACCGCAGCGACGAACTGCGCTTCGTCCTCGCCGATTCCGGATGTCGGGTACTGATCACCATGACCCGTTTCGGGCAGCAGGACTATCAGCGCATGCTGGACGAGATCGTGCCGGGCTGGGACCGGGACCCGTTCCCGTCGCGGCCGGGGAGCGCCGCCGGCACGGTCGGTGAACTGCGCCACGTGGTGCTGCGGGGGACCGACGGGGAGCCGCCGCGGCCCGGCCGGATGACGGTCACCGAATTGGAGGCGACCGGCGACCCGGCCGCGCTCGCCGCTGCGGCAGGCGACATCGATCCGCAGGCCGCTGCCGATCTGCTCTACACCTCCGGCACCACAGGATTCCCCAAGGGTGTGGTGACGTCCCACGACGCGGTGCTGCGGACGGCCTACGCGTCGGCGCTGACCCGGGCGTTCGAGGACGGCCGCCGGATCCTGTTCTCCCTGCCGTGTTACCACATGTTCGGCTACATCGAGGGGCTGCTCTCGGTGATGTTCGCCGGCGGTGCGATCATCCCGCAACCGACGTTCAGCCCCGAGGGATACTTCGCCGGAATCGCCCGGCACCGGGCCACCGATGTGCTGTGCGTGCCGACGATGGCGGTGGCGATGGCCGAGAGCGCGCACCGGGAAGACCACGACCTGGACTCCCTGCGGGCGATGCTGTGCGGTTCGGCGCCCGCACCGGCGTGGTTGTGGCGGCAGATCGAGCGGGACTTCGGGGTCAGCGAGATCGTGACCGGATACGGCATGACCGAGTGCGGCGGGGCGATGACGCTCACGCTGCCGGAGGATCCGCTGGAGTTGACCTCCGAGACGGTCGGCCGGCCCAAGTTGGCCGGCGCCGCGGGTGTCGACGAGACCGGCGCGCTGACCGTCTACCGCACGGTCGATCCCGGGTCCGGCCGGGAGTTGGACGCCGGCGCCACCGGCGAGCTGGTCTCGCGGGGGCCTACGACCATGCTCGGGTACTGGAACCGGCCGGCGGAGACCGCTGAGGCGCTGCGCGGCGGATGGCTGCATTCCGGCGACCTGGGCCGGATCCGGGACGACGGTTATCTGGAGATCACCGGCCGTAGCAAGGAGCTGTACAAGAGCGGCGGCGAACTGGTCATGCCCAAGGAGATCGAGGATCTGCTGGCCGGATACGACGATATCAGTCAGGTGTTCGCGGTGGGTCTGACCGACGAACGCTGGGGCGAGATCGGTTGCGTCGTCGTCGTGCCCGCGCACGGGGCCCGGATCACCGAGCAGGAGGTCCTGGACCGGTGCCGGGCCAGGCTCGCGCGGTTCAAGGTGCCCAAGCGGGTCGAGTTCCTGCAAGCCGCCGAGCTGCCGACCACCCCGACCGGCAAGGTGCAGAAGTTCCGGCTGGTCGAGCGGTTCACCCGGCGCGGGTGA